CTTCGACGGGGTGCGGGTCGAGGCCGGTGCGGTGATCGAGCGCTCGATCATCGGCTTCGGGGCCCGCATCGGCCCGCGGGCTCTGATCCGTGACGGCGTGATCGGTGACGGCGCCGACATCGGTGCGCGCTGCGAACTGTTGCGCGGTGCCCGGGTGTGGCCCGGGGTGTCCATCCCCGACGGTGGCATCCGGTACTCGACCGACGTCTGAGCCGCCATACCCCCGCCGAGACTACGGGTTTTGACGGGTTTCGACGGGAATCGGCACAGAAACCGTAGTGTCGGCGACCCTAGGGATGTAGTACGCGGCCACGCCGGAGCAGGCCGCGGTTGCGATGCGGGCGGCCCGTCGCGCGTACTGCACGCAGGCGCCCGGCTAGGTCGTCGCGGCGCCCGCCAGCTGTGCCAGACCGAAGTCGGTGCCCTCGGGAAGCGCATCCAGCGGCCACCAGCGCAGGTCCAAAGATTCGTCGCTGCAGGCGATCTCGGCGCCGGCCGGTGCCCGCACCACGAACTGCATGTCGAGGTGACGGGTCGGCACCCCCAGTGAACACGTCACCGGATGTACGTGCAGCGCAGCCAGTTGCGAGTCGATGGTCAGCCCGTTGATGCCGGACTCCTCGGTGGCCTCGCGCAGTGCGGCCGTCGGGATGTCGGGATCGGTTTCCTCGCAGTGCCCGCCGAGCTGCAGCCAGCGGCCGAACCGCGGGTGCAGCGTCAGCAGCGTCTGGGTCCCGGTGTGGTCGACGACCAGGGCCGAGGCGGTGATGTGGCCGGGCACGCAGGCCCGCAGGCACGCATCGGGACGGGCGGCCAGAAACGACAACACCGCGTGGCGCAGCGTGTCCTGGCCGGGATCCGTTGTCTGCCAGCGCGTGAGCAACTCGACCGCGGAGGTGTGCAGGCTCTCGGCGCTCATCTGCGGACCAGCAGGCCGTCGGTGGGCACCGGGTCACGCGCCGGCTGTGGATCAGCGGCATGGCCGATCGCGATGGCGCCCAACGGTTCCCAGTCGGCGGGAAGATCCAGTTCGGCCCGCACCAGGTCGCCGGCGAAGATCGTCGAGCCGATCCAGCAGCTGCCCACCTCGCGCACGGCCAGTGCGACCAGCAGGGCCTGCACCGCGGCTCCGACCGCGACGGTGAACATGGTGTGCTCGGCCTCGGTTCGGGCATCGTCGGGATAGCTGTGCGCGCCGTCGGGAACCAAGAAGGGGATCACGAGTTCCGGCGCGTCATAAAGGATCTGACCACGATTCAACCGTCGCTCGACGGACTCCGGGTCCCGGCCGTCGCCGGTCAGGTCGGTCCGCCATTTTTCCTTCATCCGGTCGAGCAGCCGGATCCGGGTGGCGCGGTCCTGGACCCAGACGAACCGCACCGGGCGGGTGTGGTGCGGGGCGGGCGCGGTGAGTGCTTCACCGACGGCGGCCTCGATCACCGCGGGGTCGACGGGATCATCGCTGAAGTGGCGCACCGACCGGCGTAGCAGTTGAGCCTGGCCGCGCCCCATCTGGATCGCCTCGGCGGTGCCCAGCCAGAACAGGTCGTCCTCACCGGAGCGCAGCAGCGTGCCCGCGTTCGAACCGTCGTCGGGCAGGTCGAGCCCGCGGACCACCGCCACCGGGATCGCGGTGAGCTTGCCCTTCACCAGATCGGCTGCGGCGGCGATCTCGTCGGCCACGGCCACCTCGGTGACCAGCAGCTCGTTGCCGTGCCGGTCACGCGCGCCCGCGTAGCCGTGCAGCACGGTGAGTCCGGATGCCCCGATCGCGAAGTCGGCCTGGCCGTTACGCCAGGCCCGGCCCATGGTGTCGGTGATCACCACGGCGACGGTGACGCCCAGCTGCGCACGCAGGCCGTCGCGCAGGGCCGCCGCGCTTCCATCGGGATCGATTGGCAACAGGGCCAATTCGTTGGAGTCGACGTTGGAACCGTCGACGCCGGCCGCGGCCTGGACCAGACCGATGGCGTTCTCGGTGATCAGGGTCCGGCCCTTGCGGGCCAGCACGCGGACGGCCTCATCGTCGATCAACTTGCGCCGCAAGGCGTCCCGCTCCTCCGGATCGGACGGCGCGGTGACGATGCGGCCTTCGCACTTGGAGACGATCTTGCTGGTGACCACGAGTACGTCCCCGTCGCGCAGCCACGGTGCTGCCTCCGCCAGCGCGGCGGCCAGGTTGTCCCCGGGCCGGAACTCGGGAAGCCCTGGTACCGGCAGAATCTCGACCCGGTCGGCCGAGCCGTGCTCAGTGTTCACTGCGGTGGTCACAGTGCAACGTCCGCGAGGTCCAGTCCGGCGCGCACCATCTCGGCGGTGGTCGACGGGTCGGTCATCAACAGCGGCACGGCGCGCACCCGCACGCCCTCGATGTCGGCCTGATCGCCCTCGTGCACCAGCCAGCCGTCGAGCAGTCCGGTACCCGACCGGGCGCCGAAGTGCTGTCCGACGGCCTGCGAGGTGGACTCCACGCCGATGATGCGCAGACACTCATCGGCCATGCCGCGCAACGGTTTTCCATCGATGATGGGGGAGTAGCCGACCACCGGTGCCTTGGTCGAGCGCAGCGCGCCGCGAATGCCGGGGATCTGCAGGATGGGCCCGATGCTCACGACGGGGTTCGACGGTGCCAGCAACACGACATCCGCGTCGGCGATGGCCTCGGTGACACCCGGGGCCGGGGTTGCCTGTTCTGCGCCGACGAACGCAAAACTGTGCGACGGCACCTGCGCCCGATAGCGCACCCACCACTCCTGGAAGTGGATCGCGTGGCGTGAGCCGTCCTCCGGGTCGGTGATCACCACGTGCGTCTCGCTTCGGTCGTCGGTGACCGGCAGCAGCCGGGCCCCCGGGGACCAGCGCTTGCACAGCGCCTCGGTGACCTGCGACAACGGGTATCCGGCTCGGAGCATCTGGGTGCGCACCAGGTGGGTGGCCAGGTCGCGGTCGCCCAGGCCGAACCAGTCGGGTTGCACGCCGTAGGCGGCCAGTTCTTCCTTGGCGTGCCAGGTTTCGTTGCGATGGCCCCAGCCGCGTTCCGGGTCGATGCCGCCGCCCAGGGTGTACATGCAGGTGTCGAGGTCGGGGCAGATCCGGACGCCGTGCATCCAGGCGTCGTCGCCCACGTTCACGATCGCGGTGAGTTCATGCTTGCTGTCGGTGCCACCGAATGCCCCGAGTCCCAACAGGTGCTGTACCCCCAGCAAAAAGCGGGCGCCTCCGACGCCGCCGACCAGAACGGTGATCTTCACAACGTCCGACCCTAGGCGTTGAGGCCGCGCGGATGGAAACGACGTCGTCACGGGCAGGACACGCCGATGTCGCGACGCGCCGATTTGACATTACGAGATGGTATGAATTCGCGCCCTGGCGCTTGACCCCGGCAGCTAACACGTGTGTAATCACAGATGTGTCATTTCCCGGTTGGTGACCGATTCCGGTGTCGCGGACCGAGATTCGATCAAATGTTCGAATGGGGTGACCGCAGAGAACAATGGTGGGGCTCCACTTAGGATCTACGAGACCGAGTGAGGAGGCGGGGGATAATGTCTTATGAGAGCGGCGATTTCGATCGTGTGGTCCGGTTTGACAGCCGGCTACTCGGCTCGGTAGACAACGCACCGCACATCGACGCCGGGCCGACACCGGAGGGGGCGGCCGGACGCCCTCAGCTGAGTTTGGTACCCGATCACATTGATGGTGATCCGGCAACGGAGGACGACCAATGGCAGGAACGTGCGCTGTGCGCACAGACCGACCCGGAGGCGTTCTTCCCGGAGAAGGGCGGGTCTACCCGCGAGGCCAAGCGCATCTGCCAGGGCTGCGAAGTCAAGGATGCCTGCTTGGAGTACGCGCTCGCGCACGATGAGCGCTTCGGTATTTGGGGAGGTTTGTCAGAACGGGAGCGTCGCCGCCTCAAACGCGGCATCATCTGACGCTCACGGTTGAGCGCCCTTGCGGGCGCCCGACGTCAGTCCTCGTCGATCGTTGGGTCGATGACTGACGGTTCGACTCCCAGATAGGTGGCCACCTGGGCCACCAGGATTTCATGCAGCAAGTCGGCAAGCTCATCGGATCCTTTGACCCGGCGCTCGATGGGCTTGCGGAACAAGACAATTCGAGCCCGGGTCGAGTTTCCCCTGACGTCGACCCCGGCGGGTATCAGCCTCGCCAACGCGATCGGGCCGTCGGCGATGACCTCGGGCGGCCATTGCACACTGTCCGGATCTTTCGGGGACATCCGCGGAATCTCGTCGACGGCGACGTCGAGTTCCCGCAGTCGCGAACCCCACCGCCGTTCGATCGGCTCATACGATTCCAGCACCGCCATGTCGAACCGTTCGGCGCGACTGCGCCAGCCGGGAACCGTTCGCGGAAGCAGCGGCCCGCGAATATCGCGGCCGCGGCGCGATCGCCATGGGTTGCGCTGGGCCACGGCGTTGATCGTAACGGTTCGGGATCGGGGGCCCCTCCGCTGCGCGTGTCCGGCACCGCGCAGCGACGGTCCGAAGTAATCTCTGGTGCGTGAATGTTCCCCGTCGCTGCTGCCGGCCCGGGTGCCCGCACTATGCCGTGGCGACGTTGACTTTTGTCTACTCCGACTCCACGGCTGTGGTCGGACCTCTTGCCACGGTGTCCGAGCCCCACTCCTGGGATCTGTGCGTCGGCCACGCCGGACGCATCACGGCTCCGCGAGGCTGGGAGCTGGTCCGCCATGCCGGCCCGTTGCCCGCCCACCCCGATGAAGACGATCTGGTGGCGCTGGCCGATGCCGTCCGGGAAGGCCAGCCGGGCGCGGCCCGCGGTGGCGTCGTGGCCGGATTCTCCGACCCGTCCACCGGTGTGGGCACCGGCGCGGTGCTGGCGCCGGCGGCGCGTCCCGCGGAGACCAACGGACGGCGTCGCGGCCACCTGCGGGTGTTGCCGGATCCCACCGATTAGCCGTCGACCGGGCCACGAGTAGTGAACGTGTCGATGCCGCCCGACGGCTAGGCTGGCGCCAACGATCCCGTTTCACAAGGAGCTATATGTCTAGGCCAGCGACGGCTGTTCACGATGTCATCAAGGCCTATGACGTCCGCGGATTGGTCGGCTCCCAGATCGACGAGGATTTCGTTGCCGAGGTCGGGGGTGCGTTCGCTCGTCTGGTCCGCGCCGACGGTGCGAAGCAGGTCGTGATCGGCTACGACATGCGGGAGAGTTCACCGGCACTGGCCGCCGCGTTCGCCGACGGCGTCACCTCCCAGGGCCTGGACGTGGTCCGCGTCGGGCTGGCCTCCACCGATCAGCTGTACTTCGCCTCGGGCCTGCTGGACTGCCCGGGGGCGATGTTCACGGCGAGCCACAACCCGGCCGCCTACAACGGGATCAAGCTGTGCCGGGCCGGGGCCAAGCCGGTGGGCAAGGACACCGGACTGTCGGTCATCGCCGACGAGGTGATCGCCGGGGTGCCTGCGTTCGACGGCCGTGCGGGTTCGGTGTCCGACCGCGACGTGCTGGCCGACTACGGGGCCTTCCTGCGGTCGCTGGTCGATCTTTCCGAGTTGCGCCCGCTGCGGATCGCCGTCGACGCGGGGAACGGGATGGCCGGCCACACCACCCCTGCGGTGCTCGGACCGATCGCGGGTGCCACCGTCCTCCCACTGTTCTTCGAACTCGACGGAACGTTCCCGAACCACGAGGCGAACCCGCTGAATCCCGACAACCTCATCGACCTGCAGGCCCATGTGCTGGCCACCGGCGCTGACATCGGCCTGGCGTTCGACGGCGATGCCGACCGCTGCTTCGTGGTCGACGAACTCGGCCGTCCGGTGTCGCCGTCGGCGGTGACCGCCCTGGTGGCCGCCCGTGAGCTCACCCGCGAGATCGGTGCCACGGTGATCCACAACCTGATCACCTCGCGTGCCGTCCCGGAACTGGTGGTCGAGCGGGGCGGCACCCCGGTCCGGTCGCGCGTCGGCCACTCGTACATCAAGGCTCTGATGGCCGAGACCGGCGCCATCTTCGGCGGGGAGCATTCCGCGCACTACTACTTCCGTGATTTCTGGGGCGCGGATTCCGGCATGCTCGCCGCGCTGCACGTGCTGGCCGCACTCGGCGAGCAGGACCGTCCACTGTCGGAGATCATGGCGGACTATCAGCGGTACGAGGCCTCCGGCGAGATCAATTTCACCGTCAGCGACGCGCCGGCATGTGTCGACGCCGTGCTGAAGTCCTTCGGCAGCTCGATCCACTCCATCGACCATCTCGACGGTGTCACCGTCGATCTGGGTGAGGGGAACTGGTTCAACCTGCGTACCTCCAACACCGAACCGCTCCTGCGGCTGAACGTGGAAGCACGTACGGCCGAGGACGTGGCCGCGCTCGTCGACAGAGTTTCGGCGCAGATCCGTGAAGTGAGCGAGCCGGTGCCGTGAACGCCGTGGACGCCACGGTTGACCTGGATGACGGTGACGGACTTCTCGCCGCCGATCGGAATGGTCTGCTGCGGGCCGCGGCGATGGCGGGAGCCCAGGTTCGGGCGACGGCCGCGGCGCTGGCCGAAGGCGTGCTCGACCCGCTGCGCGCCGATCATCCTCCGCGCACGGTGATTTGGGTCGGCGGCCGTGGCGCCGCCGAGCATGCGGGCGCGATCCTGGCGGGTGTGCTCGGCGCGTCGATCGCGGCGCCGTTCGTGGTGGCCGGAGAAACCCCGCCGTGGCTCGGCGCGTTGGACGTGGTGATCATCGCCGGTGACGATCCGGGTGATCCTGCCTTGGTGAACGCGGCAGCCACGGGTGTGCGTCGCGGCGCCCGCGTGCTGATCGTGGCACCGCATGAGGGGCCGCTGCGTGACGTCGCCGCCGGGCGCGCGGTCGTGTTGGCGCCGCGGCTGTGGGTGCCCGACGACTTCGGCCTGACCCGCTACCTGGCCGCCGGGCTGGCCGCGCTGCACGTGGTGGATCCGGGTACGCGCGTGGACCTGTCCGCGCTGGCCGACGAACTCGACGCGGAAGCGTTGCGCAACAGCGCCGGACGGGACCTGTTCACCAATCCCGCCAAGACCCTGGCCGAGCGGATGTCGGGCGCTGACGTGGTGCTCGCCGGCGCCAACCCCGCGACCCTCGCACTGGCCCGCCACGGCGCCACCGCGTTGCTTCGGCTGGCCGGGGAAGTCGTCGCGGCCGCGGGATTGGGCGACGTGCTGGCCGCGGCGGGCAATGGGGAACTCGGGTCACCCGCGGCCCGCTCGCTGTTCCATGACGAGGAGATCGACGGGCCGCTGCCACGGCGCACTCGGACGTTCGCGTTGATCACCGATGACGAACGACAATTGGTGGGGGCCCGGGTCGCCGGCTTCGACGACATATCGGTGGTCGGTGCCGAGGACGTACCCGAATCGGCCGGGACGGTCCTGCCGGCCGGGCGCCCCGAACAACAACTGGCGGTTCTGGCCGTACGTGTCGAGATGACGGCCGTATACTTGAAACTGGTTCGAGGATAAGAAGTGCATCTGCTACGCGGAGTGGTGCGGACCTATGCCTGGGGTTCGCGGACGGCCATCGCTGATTTCACCGGAAGGCCAAGTCCCACAATCCATCCAGAGGCCGAGCTGTGGTTCGGCGCGCATCCCGGCGATCCGGCCTGGCTGCAGACCGAGCACGGCGAAGAGTCGCTGCTGCAGGCCGTCACCGATGACCCCGAGGGGCAACTGGGCAATGTGGCGATCGGCAGATTCGGCGACACGTTGCCGTTCCTCGTCAAGGTGCTCGCCGCCGATGAACCGTTGTCCCTGCAAGCCCATCCCAGTGCAGCGCAGGCCCGGGAGGGCTTCGACCGTGAGGACCGGCTCGAGATTCCGGTGTCCTCGCCGATCCGGAATTACCGTGACCGCAGCCATAAGCCCGAATTGCTGGTTGCCCTAGGGCAATTCGATGCCCTCGCCGGATTCCGGCCCGTTGAGTACACGGTCGAGTTGATGCGTGCGCTCGCCGTCTCGGACCTGGACCCGTTCATCAACCTGCTGTCCGATCAGTCCGACGCCGACGGGTTGCGTGCCCTGTTCACCACCTGGATCACCGCGCCGCAGCCAGACCTCGATGTGCTGGTGCCGGCCGTCCTCGACGGCGCGGTCCATTACATTCGTTCGGGGGAAAAGAAATTCGCCGCCGAGGTCAAGACGGTGCTCGAACTCGGTGAGCGCTATCCCGGTGATGCCGGCGTGCTGGCCTCACTGCTGCTCAACCGCATCAGCCTCCAGCCGGGTGAGGGCATCTACCTTCCCGCCGGCAACCTGCACGCCTATCTGCACGGCGTCGGAGTCGAGGTGATGGCCAACTCGGACAACGTGCTGCGCGGTGGCTTGACCCCGAAGCACGTGGACGTGCCGGAACTGCTGCGGGTACTGGACTTCACCCCGACCCCGGAACATCAACTGGTCCCCGAAACCGTCACCCGCGGAGCGGAAACCATCTACCAGACGCCGGCCCAGGAGTTCGCGGTGTCGGTGCTGACGGTCGACGGCGACCGGATCGGTGACGAGATCGACGTGCACTCCCACCACGACGGTCCGCAGCTTCTGCTGTGTACGCAGGGTGCCGCCGTCGTGTACGCCGACGACGACAAGCTGACGTTGGACCGGGGCTCTGCGGCCTGGGTGGCGGCCCAGGACGGCCCGATCCGTCTGACCGCCGGAGAGCCGACGAAACTCTTCCGCGTGACCGTTGGGATCTAGCGGCCGCGAATCACGAAGCCGTGGTGGCCATTTCCCGGCCCTCGTCGTCATGACGCCGGCGCTGGGCGAGCCACTGCTTGATGTTGTTGCGCACGGCGCGTCCGATCAGTCGCGGCGGCGGCACGAGATACAGGCTCTCGAGCAGGCTGGTCCTGCGCAGGAACCATTCGGCGAGAACGGGATCTTTCTCGGCTGCTGCGACGAATTGTTTGAACAGCTCGTACACCGGCCGGTACCACCAGACGCGGCCGCCGTGCGCCCCGTGCTCGGCATGGTCGGCCGCGGCGTTCATCAACCACACCGGGTAGATCGTCCTGGCGGTGTTGAACGCCAGCCGCCACGTCAGGTCGTCCGTCCCGCGGGCCAGCGCGGTGCGCAGCCCGGCGGCCTGCAGCGCGGTCACCGTCACGCCCTGCCCGAACGTGGGGTTGAGGCTCACCACCGCATCACCGAACGGCACGATTCCGTCCGGGAACCTGCCGATCCGTTCGTAGCGGCGCCACTTGCTCGTCGGGTAGCGATGAAAGTTCATGGCTCCGACGGGCGTACCTGCCCGCAACGCGGCACTGATCTCGGCCGGCAGGATCTCGTCGGCCAGAGCGCAGACGCCCGCGAAGTCACGCGGGGGTTCGGATTTGGCGACCCCGAAACTCGTCACGGTCCAGATGCCGTCCTCGTGGAACAGCATGCCCATACCCAACGGCCGGCTCCGGGTGGCGCCGACGATCACCATCTTCTGGGCGATCAGTTCCTCCGGGATCGTCACGCGCTGCGAGGCGTAGGTGACGCCGATCTGTATCGAATCCTCACGTGGACGGTCGAATCCCCACTGCTGCAGCCACGCGGGCAGCCGGCTGCCGCGGCCCGACGCGTCGACCACCAGGTCCGCCGGCACGACGTCACCGTCGTCGAGCAACACCCCGGTCACTCGCTCTTTCGCCGCGTCGTATTGCGGCTGCGCGACCACGCGGCGGCTGATCTCGATGCCGGCCAGAGCGCTGACGCGCCTACGGATCTGCCATTCGAGTTGGCCACGGCTCGGCACGTAGGCGACGTACTTGTCGTCCAGGCCGGTCTCCAGGACGTGGCCGGCGGCGGCGAAGTGAATCGACTCGTGGCGGTTGCGCACCACCGGGACCCCGGAGGAGGCCATGTCGTCGAGCAGGCCGGGGAACAGGCCTTCGAGCTCTTCGGCGCCGCGGGCCATCAGCAGATGGACGTGCTGCCCCTGTGGAATGGCACTGCGGTTCACCGGCTGCTCCGGGAGCTCGTCCCGTTCATAGAGCGTGACGTGCTCGTAGTGTTCGGAGAGCACCCGGGCCGCGCAGAGGCCGGCGATGCTCCCTCCGACGACAACGGCATGGTTCGGGGAAATTTCGAGAGTCCTGCCCATCGAATTCCACGGTACGGGGGGCGGGGCGCACCCACCGTAGGAATGAGAATCCGCGTCAATTTTGTCCGGCATTATCCCCTCTTCTCCGGCCGGCGGCGCCGCGTCGCCACCATGGGCCCCGGCGCAGCGGCGAAACGAACGGGGCGGCGGGCTCCGCATCGGCCCTGGTCGGCCCGCTAAATCACGGTCTGGTGACCAGGCTTGCAACAAACCGGGGCACAATTCCGTGGCTGGGGCCGTGATGCGGCTCTCAGATTGGTACCCTCTGCAAGCAACTTCACTCAACGGATGGGGAAATGACGACGGTCAGCGACGCGGACGACGGCTTATCAGAGGACCTCTACATCGACCGGGTGGAGGCCCTCTCTCGAGCTACGGTCCGTCGCAGCTTCGATCCGTACGTCGACATCGACTGGGAAGCGCCCGAGAACGCGCTTGACCGGAACGACCCCCGATGGCAGTTGGATCCGGAGTCGTCTCCGCTGGGGGCCACCGACTGGTATGCCGAACAGCCGATGCAGCGGCGCATCGACATCGGTCGCTGGGTCACCGCAAACACGCTCAAGGTCACGCTGCAGTTCGAGATGATGCTGATCCGCGGCGTTGTGCACTACGCGGGAAAAATGCCGAACGGCTCGCGCGTGTTCCGGTACCTCCTCCACGAGCTGACCGACGAATGCAACCACATCCAGATGTTCCAGGAGTTCATCAACCGCACCGGCGAAGACGTTCCCGGGATGCGGCGGGGCTCTCGGGTGATCGGGCCGATCCTGGGCTTCATCGGGGGCTACGCCAACTTCATCCTCTTCATGGGGGTGCTGTGCGGCGAACAGCCACTGCACTTCCAGCAGACGCTGCAGCATCGTGGTGCCGCTCATGTGCCTCCGCTGCTGAACAAGGTCACCTACATCCATCTGGCCGAGGAAGCTCGGCACATAGCGTTCGCCGACGATCATCTGGCCGAGCGGGTCAAGAGCGCCAGCCGTCTCAAACGGGCGTGGTACGCATTCCTCTTCCCCTTCTTTCTCCGGTGGCTGATCGGGGAGATGATCGGACCACCGCGCAGTTTCGCGCGTGAGTTCGGCGTCCCGCGCCGGGTCTTCAAGGCCGCTTACTGGAGGAGCGCTGAATCCCGCCGGATGATGGCCGAATCCGCCGCCGACGTGCGGCGGGTTGCCGAGGATCTAGGCCTGCGGATGGCCGGGACACGTTGGATCTGGCGAGTGCTGGGTATCGAGGGGCGCCTCCCGCGGTACCGCGGTGAGCCGGATCGGAGTCCCATGAGCACGCGCACGACCGAGATGCGAACGGTCGCGGCGTGGCGCCTCGTGCCCGTCGCGATCATGGCGGGTGTCGCCCTGCTGGTGGCACCGGACGGCGTGAAGATCATCGCGTGCGCCGCCGCCGGGGCGGGCGTATGGGCCGCCTACCACGTGCTGCGGGATCGGCGCGGCGGTGTGGTGGGCAACCAGCCCTTCGAATGGCCGCGGCTCTTTGTCTGGGTCGCGGTGTGCGTGGCGATGATTCCCGCGGGCGGGCTGATCGGTCTCGCCCTGGTGGTGTTCATGATCTGGGCGCTCGCCGAATACATGCCCACCATCTGACCCGGTCCCGGTAGTCCGGCGCGTCCCGCTCCGTCGGCAAAACAGCGCAGGACTGTGAAGCACAGCCCTGCGCCGAGGGAGTCGGTGTCGGAGAGGTCAGACGGGCTTGTGGAACGTGTAGACCCGGTACTGGATCAACCCGAGCTTGGACAGCCACTTCATCCAGCGGGTGCCGACGATCATCGTCTTCTGGGCGTCCGCTGACCCCTGCTCGCGGAAGAACTTCAGCAGGAACGGATAGGTCGGCAACGTGTTCTTCCGGATGTTGCGTTTCGCGGCGAGCTCGAGGCCCGCACGCTTGCCCATGGACTTGTACGACCGCAGCGGGACGTTGCCGAGCGTCCCGTAGGACTTGGCGATCCGGGGCCGGATCGCCATCCAGATCGGGGTCTTGCCGAAGAACATCATGGTCGGAACGAAGTCGGACACCGCGATGTAGCCGCCCGGCTTGAGCACGCGGGCGGCTTCGGCGAGGAACTTCTCGCGCGACGGGAAGTGGAAGATGCACTCGACGGCCAGGACTCGGTCGAACGAGTTGTCCTCGAACGGCAGCTGACAGGCGTCGGCCTCGACCCAGCCGATCTTGTTGCCGTTGACCGGCTTGGTCTGGGTCTCGGCCGCAGCGAGCTGGCGCGGGTCGATGTTCAGGCCGGTGAGATCCATGTCGGAGTACGTGCCGTTGATCTGCTGGATGGTCCCGCCGAAACCGCAGCCGGCGTCCAGCAGCTTCTGCCCGTCGGCCACCTGTCCGGCCGCGAACAGGACGTGATCCATCTGCTCCATGGCAGCGATGTAGTCGTCACGGGTGCCCGTGGCGGTCTTGGGGTTCTCCCAATAGCCCCAGTGCACCTGGTTTTCCCACAGCTGCCCGGTTTCGCCACCGTCCTGCCGTTCGTCTATCAG
The genomic region above belongs to Mycolicibacterium sp. HK-90 and contains:
- a CDS encoding NUDIX hydrolase, whose protein sequence is MSAESLHTSAVELLTRWQTTDPGQDTLRHAVLSFLAARPDACLRACVPGHITASALVVDHTGTQTLLTLHPRFGRWLQLGGHCEETDPDIPTAALREATEESGINGLTIDSQLAALHVHPVTCSLGVPTRHLDMQFVVRAPAGAEIACSDESLDLRWWPLDALPEGTDFGLAQLAGAATT
- a CDS encoding coenzyme F420-0:L-glutamate ligase, translated to MTTAVNTEHGSADRVEILPVPGLPEFRPGDNLAAALAEAAPWLRDGDVLVVTSKIVSKCEGRIVTAPSDPEERDALRRKLIDDEAVRVLARKGRTLITENAIGLVQAAAGVDGSNVDSNELALLPIDPDGSAAALRDGLRAQLGVTVAVVITDTMGRAWRNGQADFAIGASGLTVLHGYAGARDRHGNELLVTEVAVADEIAAAADLVKGKLTAIPVAVVRGLDLPDDGSNAGTLLRSGEDDLFWLGTAEAIQMGRGQAQLLRRSVRHFSDDPVDPAVIEAAVGEALTAPAPHHTRPVRFVWVQDRATRIRLLDRMKEKWRTDLTGDGRDPESVERRLNRGQILYDAPELVIPFLVPDGAHSYPDDARTEAEHTMFTVAVGAAVQALLVALAVREVGSCWIGSTIFAGDLVRAELDLPADWEPLGAIAIGHAADPQPARDPVPTDGLLVRR
- the cofD gene encoding 2-phospho-L-lactate transferase, with the protein product MKITVLVGGVGGARFLLGVQHLLGLGAFGGTDSKHELTAIVNVGDDAWMHGVRICPDLDTCMYTLGGGIDPERGWGHRNETWHAKEELAAYGVQPDWFGLGDRDLATHLVRTQMLRAGYPLSQVTEALCKRWSPGARLLPVTDDRSETHVVITDPEDGSRHAIHFQEWWVRYRAQVPSHSFAFVGAEQATPAPGVTEAIADADVVLLAPSNPVVSIGPILQIPGIRGALRSTKAPVVGYSPIIDGKPLRGMADECLRIIGVESTSQAVGQHFGARSGTGLLDGWLVHEGDQADIEGVRVRAVPLLMTDPSTTAEMVRAGLDLADVAL
- a CDS encoding WhiB family transcriptional regulator, which codes for MSLVPDHIDGDPATEDDQWQERALCAQTDPEAFFPEKGGSTREAKRICQGCEVKDACLEYALAHDERFGIWGGLSERERRRLKRGII
- a CDS encoding metallopeptidase family protein, which translates into the protein MRGPLLPRTVPGWRSRAERFDMAVLESYEPIERRWGSRLRELDVAVDEIPRMSPKDPDSVQWPPEVIADGPIALARLIPAGVDVRGNSTRARIVLFRKPIERRVKGSDELADLLHEILVAQVATYLGVEPSVIDPTIDED
- a CDS encoding DUF3499 domain-containing protein; its protein translation is MNVPRRCCRPGCPHYAVATLTFVYSDSTAVVGPLATVSEPHSWDLCVGHAGRITAPRGWELVRHAGPLPAHPDEDDLVALADAVREGQPGAARGGVVAGFSDPSTGVGTGAVLAPAARPAETNGRRRGHLRVLPDPTD
- a CDS encoding phosphomannomutase/phosphoglucomutase encodes the protein MSRPATAVHDVIKAYDVRGLVGSQIDEDFVAEVGGAFARLVRADGAKQVVIGYDMRESSPALAAAFADGVTSQGLDVVRVGLASTDQLYFASGLLDCPGAMFTASHNPAAYNGIKLCRAGAKPVGKDTGLSVIADEVIAGVPAFDGRAGSVSDRDVLADYGAFLRSLVDLSELRPLRIAVDAGNGMAGHTTPAVLGPIAGATVLPLFFELDGTFPNHEANPLNPDNLIDLQAHVLATGADIGLAFDGDADRCFVVDELGRPVSPSAVTALVAARELTREIGATVIHNLITSRAVPELVVERGGTPVRSRVGHSYIKALMAETGAIFGGEHSAHYYFRDFWGADSGMLAALHVLAALGEQDRPLSEIMADYQRYEASGEINFTVSDAPACVDAVLKSFGSSIHSIDHLDGVTVDLGEGNWFNLRTSNTEPLLRLNVEARTAEDVAALVDRVSAQIREVSEPVP
- a CDS encoding TobH protein, which gives rise to MNAVDATVDLDDGDGLLAADRNGLLRAAAMAGAQVRATAAALAEGVLDPLRADHPPRTVIWVGGRGAAEHAGAILAGVLGASIAAPFVVAGETPPWLGALDVVIIAGDDPGDPALVNAAATGVRRGARVLIVAPHEGPLRDVAAGRAVVLAPRLWVPDDFGLTRYLAAGLAALHVVDPGTRVDLSALADELDAEALRNSAGRDLFTNPAKTLAERMSGADVVLAGANPATLALARHGATALLRLAGEVVAAAGLGDVLAAAGNGELGSPAARSLFHDEEIDGPLPRRTRTFALITDDERQLVGARVAGFDDISVVGAEDVPESAGTVLPAGRPEQQLAVLAVRVEMTAVYLKLVRG
- the manA gene encoding mannose-6-phosphate isomerase, class I, encoding MHLLRGVVRTYAWGSRTAIADFTGRPSPTIHPEAELWFGAHPGDPAWLQTEHGEESLLQAVTDDPEGQLGNVAIGRFGDTLPFLVKVLAADEPLSLQAHPSAAQAREGFDREDRLEIPVSSPIRNYRDRSHKPELLVALGQFDALAGFRPVEYTVELMRALAVSDLDPFINLLSDQSDADGLRALFTTWITAPQPDLDVLVPAVLDGAVHYIRSGEKKFAAEVKTVLELGERYPGDAGVLASLLLNRISLQPGEGIYLPAGNLHAYLHGVGVEVMANSDNVLRGGLTPKHVDVPELLRVLDFTPTPEHQLVPETVTRGAETIYQTPAQEFAVSVLTVDGDRIGDEIDVHSHHDGPQLLLCTQGAAVVYADDDKLTLDRGSAAWVAAQDGPIRLTAGEPTKLFRVTVGI